The stretch of DNA ACCTgtgctctccttcctccttctcttccaccACCGAATCTGAACTGCATGCGTCCGTCTTACCCCTCATCTGAGGTGAGGCTGTGCGTGTCTGTGGTGTCGTCTGTGGGCATGGGCGGCGGGGGAGGCAGCATGTCCACGAGGTGCAGCGATGCAGAGTAATGCAGCAGACGAGGACAACGGGCGGCTTTACCACAGTCTGCGAGCCCACCTGAACAGGGAcggtgaaataaaagaaatcagtTACTCACACGCATCAAATCGttagttttatttcacactCTGTCCCGCGTAAGACTTTAAACTGCAATGTTACGACAAAATGAATTCACACTCATCCTAACTGGCGTACGCGTAGATTGTGGCATACCATGCTGGCCTGCGGGCATATGACTCAGTCTCTGCTTGTAGACACCGGAGGGACACGCCTGGTTTCTGGTTGACAGTATAGGGACGCTTTTCACTGCGTGCAACTCTGCGGAGGAAACAAATGAGCTAGTCTAGTGTTGATGGACAAAGTGGGATGACtatgacgaaaaaaaaaacaaaaacaacccagCTCTGGTATTCTCATCACATTCCCAAATCCGCTGCCATTCACCTTGCTTGCCGTGGTTCTTTTCCCACGATTCCCTCAGCACTCCCATCTTGGGCTGGGGTCGTATGGCCTGCTTCCAGGGCAGAGCCTCCCGGCCGCTGATGGGCGAGGACTTGGAGGCGGGCTGGGGGAATATCTGGATGGTTTCAGCTCCTTGATGGTGGGGCAAACCGTGAGGCATTTTAGAGCAACGGCCAGGACTGTTGAAGGTCTTGAGGCCGTTACTCATCAGGTCCACATAAAAAGTGCCATAAACACCGCAGCTGTCAGTCACAATAGGGACGGATGAGTCCAGACGGCTGTTATCCTTCTGGGATGAGACTGGGAGGCCTGATGACACATAAGGCAACAGAAAAAGACAATGTTGAGCACACCTTTGGTAATGAGTCTTGCTATTCTTATCTATGATAGTATGATGGGCTTaatcaaatatataaaacacaggATTTAAACTGTCATAAGACTGAAATAGTACTAACCAAAACACATCAGTTTACATTACACTTTAATGTCATTCTTCAgtatgaacatattttaacactCACATTAAACAGATGATATATGGTTGTAACCGTGCACAgtggaataaaaacagagcGTCTTTGATAAAGTGAATAACATAAAAACGGTCTTATCAGAGAGTCTAAAGAATGAAGACTCACTGGTGCTCCTGATGCCTGGATGCTTCTGTCCTTGGGCCCACAAGTCCTGGTACTTCTGGCTGAAAGCAGGTCTCCAGGATCCAGACATCCACGGTGAATCTGGAGCTGCCATCCTGTAGAGGAGGCAGCACATGTCACTCCAAGGAAAATTACGCCAAGATGAACCCGTCTCCCTGGAGGGTCTTTGTGGAGACACTGATTTTTATGCAACATACGCTACCTTTCTATTTAGACTTCAGACGGAGTACGAAAAGAGAGATAACTATAAGAAGCAATATATTTTCAAGTCAGAATATGCAGAATACATATACctaaatgcttttttttgtaatttattgatttattttttcagtctttctgtCTGCTCTCCTCTCACTGCTTGACATAAACACACCAAATCTAAgtcatgtgtttcttttattattatttgtagaaTTAACAGAAAAAGCCACACCCGCAAAACCGATTCAAGAGTAggaaaaatatgtatattatacATGCATATATTATATGTCACACTGGTTCTAGTGAATCTCAAAAGGACActgttgtattttaattaaaggTGTTAATGTCTGGGCTGggttttggtttattataacTTTAGTGTCAACAAGTGACTTTACATACACAATCCACGTCACCTGTGTTTTATGATGAGATCTTCACTGGCTAGTCTGCGCAGAcctacagaaaaagaaaaaaacaacaacaagatatATAGTTTAGATAGACAGATCGAGCACTTTTTAATATAGTGAGCATTTATGATATTTGGAGACACACCTTTAGCTTTGCAGTGTCCTGGTATAAGGTGGCCTGTCCTGTGACGTCTGAAGAGGCAGACAACTGCAACCATCAGAATacaccacaagagggcgccaaTGCTGCCGATCAACACTGGGTCCTGAACCAGGGCCATGACGCGAGACAGGTCTCGCCTCTGGCTGTCCAACTCCGGCGAAGCACCTGACTGTGGGTCTGAGTAGCAAACCAGAAACACATATCGGTTATATCCCATACCGAGGACACACACTGCACTTTATCCACATGCCATTTTGGTAAATAAAGTAATGGCGAGGGCCATTTCACTCACCGGTGACAAATGCACGAGGGTCGGTCATCACGCCCACTCCAGCCCCATTTACTGCTGCTATCGTGATCCAATATCGTTTCCCTTGTTTCAGAGTAGAGACTTCAAGGGTGTGTTGCCCACTATCCACTGTCCAGTTTTGGTACTGCTGCTCCTCAGAGTCCACACAccacacctggagacacagtTTGAATGGTTTAGGTTTTAGCAATTCAAAAATTTAACCACACATCTATGTGCTGGTGATAAAGTGGATCAGTTAAAGCCAAAACATAACTGATAGTCTGGGAACCACAACTTAATGGtaaatctattttttaaatctacagCTGAAGAAGGAAGGAGCTAAATAATGATCACATATGGCACTTTGTAAGCAAACGGTTAGCAGGTATTATCTGGTATTAGCAAGATAATAACCTCCATGTTTGTATAGTATATGTTCAATGGTGGGTGCAAGGGGGTGTTTAGGGATTATATTCTTACTAAGGATTGCTGTGTAGAAGTAAATCTGCAGTTATTTCCAATCTGTTCAGGAGGCGATGCTACACTACTACACCGTGTCAGGGTTTGTACAGCTGTTCTTCTGTGATTACCTGGTATCCCTGTATGATTCCATTGTGAGTTTCATGAGGAGGAGGCTCCCAGTTCAAATGGATGGTGTTGTTCTGCTCATGGCTCACTGTTATGGACACAGCCACTGGAGACGCACTAGGCACTGTGTGGAGATAGTTTTCTGTTATCTTCTGAACATGGCTGAACTGAATGTGAAAGTCCAAGTAAATACTGCATGTAAACATtgcaaagctaaaaaaaaaaaaaagaaaaaaagacacaaatgctCCCAAATAGTTTCTCACCTGTCTCAGGGACTCTGAGGTGCCGGGTGTTGCTCTCCCTGCCGTACAAGCTGCTGCCATAGGGTCGAACCTTAAACTCGTACTTGTAGCCTCTCTTTAAGGGGCCCACCTGAGCCTGGAAGCCGGGCATTGTCACTTTCTTTGCTGCCCAGTCTGAGCTGGCAGGCAGCAGAGAGCGGTACAGAACCTCAAAGCCATCGAGGTAATGAGGCTGGGCAGGCAGGGACTGGAGCTGGATAGAGAGAAAGCACAACATGGATCATAAACCTGATATATCCCTATGCTCTACACGACTCTCTGACAACAACTTCTTCCATACCTTCCATTGTACTAGAGATATGTTAGATCCCGGGGCCATGATGCTGACGTTCTCCAGAGTCACTCTCAGAGCTGACAGCTCTTTGTGGAAGTCTTTCTGCTTAGTGCTGGCAGCTTCTGGAAACATAAATGGTCGATTCTCTAATACTctgaatgaattttttttaaggatgCACACAGAAAAGCTGTGATTTAAATGTAACCTTTTTAAGAAGACATTACCTCTACACGTAATCACGGtactaattttatttattctcaaaCTGTCCGCTGTGCTATAGTAAGACATAATCTCACCTTCGACTAGAAGCTGTGCACTGGCAGTGACCATGCCTACATCATTGACAGCAGTGCAGGTGTACTTCCCAGCATCAAGGGCCGTAACATAATGGATCTGGAGAGTCTGGTCTGGGTTTACCAAATACCTGCAGCGTGCACAAATGCAGAACAGGTCATTTCTATTTTACAGTCCCCCTGATTTCTTATAAAGCAGCTGATGCTCAGATTTACCAAAACGGTTTCATTCGCGACCTCGGGAGATTAGCATTTCTGCATCTTGCATAAAAGAAAGTACCTGCCATTGGGCAGCGGCCCCTGCTCTCGGCTCCAGACCACAGCAGGTGGAGGGTCACCCTTAGCTTGGCAGTAGAACTGGGCAGACTCCCCTGTTCTCACCGACACATTTTCTGGCTTCAGTACCAACACGGGCTTGGCTGCAGCGGCGAAGAGAATAGAAATGCAACAACTGTATGATACCTGGGAGGCGATTTGTTAGTAGAGGCAAATCCCGTCTTGTAAGCCACGGCTTTGAAAACTAGCATTGCTGAAACAGTTAGAATAGATTGTTTTTGAAGTGTTGTCTCACCCAGCACAGAGAGGCGAGCTGCCCTGCTCTCTCTCACCCCCACGGTGTTGgtggccacacacacataagcaccGGAGTGGTTCTTCTCGGCAGGAGCGATGATGAGCTTCCCACTCAGCTCCTGCAGCACAAGCACATCAAAgacagggaaaaaagaaaaaaaacatttcaattagtagtaaagaaacacacacatgttacacatattaaaacatttagtgTTAAGTGAGGAGAAGCAGTGTGTGTTCTATgacattttcttctgttctgaCAATTAGAAGTCACGGTTAATCACGCCAGATGCCTTATTTTTAGTGCCACCATGATAATAAACCTAAAGAAGTGTCCCTATGGTTGGTAGGGTTCAATCAGGGTGGGCCCTTAGGCAAGGTTCTTAACACTACGCGCCACCTGCCAACCTCACTACTAATTACGACAggagcaacaaacacacaagttaCTTCGTCTAGGTTAATGAGGTCCCCATCAGGTGCTGGGGAACCATGGCAACTCAATGAGAAATGGGCTACTGCAACAAGAACGAGACAGTGATGGACAAGCTGGAGAATAGGGAACTGTTAGAATGCCACTACACGAGCGACCCCATTTAGAGGGGTCATATGCAAAGTAGGTGGCACCCAAGGAAACTTCTAAACCTCTAGTCTAACATCGGAGCACCTGGCTTCTCAGTATATCGGCGAATGAAAAGTGTAAACACGGAAGCTGGCAAAATCAGACCATCTGACTAAATCGgtcctgtgttgttttgtcaCTGGTCTTATGTAGAAAAGACATCCAAACCTTTAATAAGAAGTGAATCGGGTGCTTAATAAGAAACCAACATGTTAAACGATCACGATAAAAGACTGAGCTGCATATCTCAAAGTAGCTTATTAATTCCAAGAGTGGCAGAGGACTTACGGTGTAGTGATGGTCAGTGTTGTTGATAGGCAGGCCGTCCTTCTTCCAGATCACATTAGGCTCTGGGTGTCCCACTGGGGGGGAGCAGTTTAAGACAGCAACCTCCCCCTCCGCCACCTCCACGTCGCTGGGTTGCACGCTGAACTCGTCCTGCAACACTGCAACGGAACAATGAGTTGAACTCGTTCAGATTCGTCAGAAATGTCTGATAAGGAGCCACAAAACCTACTCGTAGATACCCGTCTAACCATCAGCCGGGCTAATGTGAGATAAAAGAGACACAACTGACATGTCACATTTACTCATAGAAAGCTACAGAGCACCTTCTGTGTTCACTCTGTCTTGTTCACAAGTCACTCAAATCAAATATAACAGGTTCCACTGTAAAACAGTTTGTTCATTGCAGCTCCGTGATCTGAAAGAGTCCACAGCAAgcggcagcagctgctgcacgTCACTGCCTCGCTGGGTTCCAGATAAGTAAACGGTTAAGGTCTGAGGTCAATTAGAACCACTATTTGACTCCTGCAAACATTGACACTGGACCTCCGTGAACCTCTGTCGGTAGACATCTTAATCGgctctctgcatgtgtgtgcctgtgtgacgGCTTCATCGCCACATCCCTCTCCTCTTAGAGAGATAAGGAATGCAGCTTTTAGTGTAACAGTGAAATAGTAGGCTTtagaaaaaaggaaagcatCTGCTGATCATACATAGAACTTAATTAGTtaagtttcttctgttttacaggttaatttgtctttttttaaattttattctgtttagaATTGTTTATAAATTGCATGCACACAAGCATAAATACTTTGGAACACAATCCCAATCCGATAagcaaataataaaagtgtgacAGAcatgttagggttaggtttagggttgTAACTAGGTTGTACTTATGTGGAAAGAGGAATTCATTTCCAAAGCATGTGCTAATACATTTGGAGGTTACCATTAATGATTTACctcttcaaattaaaatgaaagtttgCAAGTTCTTAGTAACATTTGAGCGAAACAACTCTCGGCGGCGTATGTTCACCGTTGTGGCCAACTAAGTGGTAAAACACCATCTGGCTCACCTGCGATGTACAGCGAGGCGTTACGGCTGACGGCCGTGCCCGCGCTGTTCCTGGCCACGCAGGCGTAGACGCCCTCGTGGGACTGACCCCGCCTGCCACCTCCGACGCTCAGAAAGAAGATGCTCCCCTCGGGCAAAACCATGGGCTGCAGCTGGCCGTCTCCCTTCGTCGCGTCCAGGGGCTGGCCGTTGCGCAGCCACTCGATGGTGGGCTTCGGGCTGCCGTCCGCCCGGCAGGAGAGCGTGGCGGGGCTGCCCGTTTTAACGACCACGTCGGAGGGGTGGTGGACGATGCGGGGCAGCACCTCGTCCGCGCGAACCTTGGGACCTGAGGAGGATACGGAGATGCTGTAAACTGCAATACGCatcaaaacatatatataaaagtagACAAAGTGATATGTTGTAttgctgtgaatgtgttttatcAGATTTAGCAGGACGTGCAGATTAATTATTGTGTTCAATGCCTGCACCGTGCATGTTTTTCAACACATAAGTAGTTTGCGTCCTGTACTGTACTTAAGGAAATTGgtatatttcccttttttttttatctgtacaGAGAAGTCACATCCAAACAGCAACCCTCAGCACCGCGCACCATCACCTCTGACTTCACTTGCAACGGGgcaccaacaacaaacacgtTTAAGCCCCGCTACCAACAAACAAACGGCCGTTTGCAGCCAGCTGCAGTGGAATGCCATTGTTTGAACTTCCTATGGAGCTGGATGACCATGCTAAAGGAAACTGGGAGACTGTGATCAGCTTCCTGGCAGGAGGGGAAACCGGAGGGTCCCAGAAACATCAAGTGCAACAGGAGCGGACCGGACCCCCGAGCACATCCACAGCAGATGAAAGGACATGcactttttccttctttcctttttgtaaaaaacaGACAGCACAATGCCACGAAGCCTGGCATAGATGTGTccttacaaaaacaaagaaatacatcaatacacaacatgagaaaaataatccaaaaggcaAGGACAAATCGCGGAGAGCGTTGAACTTCTTGAGCGGTTCATTCATTGTCTTTAGCAGGAAATGCCTTCAAATTACAGCTAACAATAGCCTGTTTAACCTCATTGTAAGCGAGGCCCCTCACATTCGGAGCAAAGACAGGGTGCAGCCAAAACATCAGCACATCATGCTCGAAATATTCTCAGCGTATTTGTAAaggctccccccccccccactcctcaCAACGAAGACGCCCCTCAGCCTCCAGAAGTCAGAGAAACTTTATCACAGAAattttatactatatatactatatacttatactatattttatatattccaAAAATTTGCGGGAAAAGAAAGTGGTACCTGAGGTTCCTTGAGCAGGATTAAGAGTTTTGtgtattattagtttattaatgATTTGCTAATTCACAGGAAATTAATTGACAACAGaattagttgtgttttttgtttgtttgttttttgttttgttttttttttagccatagGCATCCTAATTAACTCTCATATGTGAATATTTGCTGATTTTCAGTCTTTTACATTGGATATATTTGGACTTTTGGATtgttggtcaaaaaaaaaaaaactatttgagaATGTAATAAGTCCACATAATACAACACACTGGCCCGTTATGTCCTTTATGCCTCAAATTAAACTAACAAATTAACGAGTAAAAGTCTAATTTAGCACTAATGATGAATaatactgcatttttattttcttcgcCCTTTTTTTAGATAAAGTATGAAGTCAATACACAGGTGGGTGAAATATTACTGGTATTACTATGATGTGCTCAAAAAGCCTTTAAGCTGTATTAAAGTACACACTTCACAGAATTAAAAACCCAGCTTAAGTGGTTTATTGTCTTTTCGTGACACCTTTTAGGCACGGctcacagttttcatttctaaTTCCCACAAACTCAAGTGTAGCCTACTTACCTGACAGAAGAGCCACTAACGCCCAGAGGAGCGTGCACGCGAAAGCACTTGGGGTCATTTCGAGGAGTTAAAAGTCCCGGAGAGATAACCACAACAAATGCCCTCCTGTCATTGGGAAATTAGTTTCAAGCCACAAAGTTTTACAGCCTACTCAGAAACTGCCGCTCCGCAGAGAAACTCAATCGGTGCTGCTTCAAACCGACCGCACTGACGTCGTCAAGGGGGCTCAAGCGACAAATCGGTTACCTGGTGGGAtgggttttcaaaataaaaaaataaccacCTTAAAAAAACGACTCTAGAGAAAAGGACGCGCTCTATTCACGGTTAAGAAATAAATCCAACAATTTCACTTAGCGTTACACGGTTTTTATCACACTGTATTCTATTTTTGTGCTACTTCAGTTATTTTCAAAATAGGCGtcgtgtttttaatttgaagggGACGTGGCGAGCTTCCGGCTTCATTTCAGCTTTCTTTACAGACATAAAAGGACATGAGGTGATGATCAACACTAATTACTCCATCTACTACTACACTGCGTCGCTGTTCAAGAACATACCATACTATAAGTGTCTGGACTTACACTAAATTATTTGTTGGGGGTTGTCAGaagccatttttgtgtgtgtaggacATTTTTGAACAAACTtgcacaaattcatgctgctttgttgctgtttttatttatatttccactatttatctttattcttatCGATGCTGTTTATTTAGATCTATACTGTGTCACTTAGTATCTACCATAGTTACTATGGGAAGTAATCCGggacctgagtgcataatttcattccatctcgtgcttctgtatggttgcaaatgacaaacaaaaacgATCGAATCCTTGAAAAAGCGAACAAAATTTTCAAACGAATTCAGACCATCACAGCTGTAGTGAAAAGGTCTTTTTCACAAGCTGACTGAAATATTAGCGCAGATGTTCGACATGATGAAAATGACTAGAACTATGTAGAACAAGAAGAGATGggaaagtgttaaaaaaaataatggatcAAAATATCATACttaattttcatattttgaCTATAGTTTTAGAAAGAGTGTTGTTGTCGTTTTACATTGCCGATGTGGACCACTTTTTGCTGCCTGAACCGAAGCTGATGTCCAGCCTCGGCTgctttgtgatttgttttcttgtggCAGTCAATCGGTCAACACTGCTATGGGGCAGGAAGTTCAGAGTCTCTTGCATATATTTTTAACAATAGAAGGAAATTGTGCATCTTTGACTCATGcaatgtgtaaacagtaattcaGCTCTCGGTGTAACATAACAGAGGAGAGCTCTTTTTAAGGAGGACTTTACTAGAGCTGAAAGACTTACAAATACATATTCTTTGactaaaaatactgtgatacttTGTGTTCTGCcctatataaaaaaagtcttaaactTGAAGCAGTTTAAATCaaaagaagggggaaaaaaaaccctcctgATGATGAGCAACTTCCTCGTCTCCGCAGTGAGGGGGAATCAAAATGAAGTGAACTGCCACTAGTTCATTCCTTCTAATGGCACACATAAATAAAGCATTGTGCAGCGGACTCTTCATTGTGAGGCTCAGAAAGGCTCCGGGCTAAGTGATGGATGTTTATATTGATCCAACAACTTGGGCTTGATGGCCCCGGCATCGGCCAGCTTTCACTCCACAACAAAAGCTCTTAGAGAGGATGAAGGATGAGTCCCCCGCTAAAACACAGCCCCTGGGAATGGTGCTGGGCTGAGCTGCGCCGAGGGAAGGGACCTCTTTCAGGCGGGGGACCCGGGGGTCAGGAGACGTATTGGAAACGGGCGAGGATGGGTGGGAtggaatgagaaaaagaaagaatgtgtcAGCTATAGTGAGGAATGTGATAAAAAGTGACTTCAGAGGAGATTCTTAGTAATTCAAGGGAGCATTGCAAAGAAAGTGGCGCCGACTTGAACGGCCGCTTTAAGGCAGCTCGAACAAAAAAAGTGTAGTGGATTTACCTCCTCTGATGgatgaaacaaataaagaatgaagGTGACAGCAAAGCGTGGATCTGTGCGCAAACAgatgatgatattttttttcacagttacaATTATTTTGTGcgattctttttttcatttcatgcacAGTTGATTCATTCAGTAGCTTTAGCTGATGGCTTCGATGCGGCActaaatgaatatttacacaTTTGGAGCATTCAGAAACACATGTTCAATTGTCTTCTTCAGATGGTTTAACTATCGTATATTTAAAGTTTGACACTTTCAACGACCAGCTTCATGCGCAGAACTTTCCTTCTTATCATTTGAGGAttgactgtaaacacacactacatggcaaaagtttggaagcagcttcaagtttctgttcacgatGCCTTTCTTTAAAGACCAGCGTGAGTTATATGTATTTTgagatgtatttactgcatgatcagactttgcttttatagatatgcaccattttcctcaatttacctttagggGCAAACTGATTTTGCCAGAACATTGCTatgtaaatgtcagcaaaagaaaagaagaagggcttagttttagggtcgagaacATTCGcgagagtcacaacttcagtgtaaaggtcaaaaaaaaaaaaaaaaaagatcagtttgCATTGTTCACTttaactcaaatacctgataattatagtgaAAATGTCTTCTAATAAGTTACTCTTTACATAATAatcttgtttattttgatgcaaactATACTAATGAttggcctgtagtgtacatTTCAGCTGATTTTTTTCAGACATCAGCTACAGAAAAAGACACGTCAGCTGAGTTAGGAAGCGGCGAAACGTGAATATGATGGATGATggaatcagctgatcaaaaaCTTTACACACAGCACCAATACTCCCAAACTCCCAAAACAGCCTTATGGTAAGACTGTTAAAATTATAGGTAACTTGTTTTCGTTTACCTTGCAATTACACCAACATTTCAAATCAATTATTAGGTCTTTATTCTTATTACCTTTTCACATACAGCATTAGTATTTGCATGACTTATAATAATCAACAAGTGAATGTCAGTGCaatagaagattttttttaaattaatattttagctGAAATCACTCCATTCAGCTTTCGACCGAAGCTGCCGAGCAACGTTACGACTCCACACGCTGTGTGTGGCCACCTACCATCACGCCTAAATCCTGCATGGAGAGAGCACGTGCGGCCCGGCCGTGCGTGAGGTGCGCGAGTCAAGGGGCTCACCTTTCCTGCGGTGCGGCCTGTTCCTGTGAGGCGTGTGGTGGCGTCCCACGCTGTGACGAACGTGCTCCTTGACCCGGGTCTTTGACCTTACGTCCGATCCCGGCCCTTCTGGACAGACGTCGTGGCACGCGCACCGCTGCGAGTGCTCCGCGCAGGTGTACAACCAGGACACTAAGAGGAGCCACGCGCTGACCCGCATCTTCGCTCCACACGTCGGTCGCTCCCTGGATGCAAGACCCCAACCCCGTCACTGCGGCTCTGCAGTGTCACCCATACCCTCAGCCTACCCTGGTTTTCAACATGTGACCTGTCCTACACCACTTGCTAGCTGGAGATTGTTAAACACttgcttcatcttcttcagctcctcttccctccctttttttttttttttttttttttcactttggcTGCTCTTCGTCTCTGAGTCtccctactcctcctcctcttggggtcccttttttcttctgaggagagagaagtCGGGAAGGGGGCGAAACAATGATCAA from Mugil cephalus isolate CIBA_MC_2020 chromosome 15, CIBA_Mcephalus_1.1, whole genome shotgun sequence encodes:
- the robo4 gene encoding roundabout homolog 1 isoform X1; this encodes MRVSAWLLLVSWLYTCAEHSQRCACHDVCPEGPGSDVRSKTRVKEHVRHSVGRHHTPHRNRPHRRKGPKVRADEVLPRIVHHPSDVVVKTGSPATLSCRADGSPKPTIEWLRNGQPLDATKGDGQLQPMVLPEGSIFFLSVGGGRRGQSHEGVYACVARNSAGTAVSRNASLYIAVLQDEFSVQPSDVEVAEGEVAVLNCSPPVGHPEPNVIWKKDGLPINNTDHHYTELSGKLIIAPAEKNHSGAYVCVATNTVGVRESRAARLSVLAKPVLVLKPENVSVRTGESAQFYCQAKGDPPPAVVWSREQGPLPNGRYLVNPDQTLQIHYVTALDAGKYTCTAVNDVGMVTASAQLLVEEAASTKQKDFHKELSALRVTLENVSIMAPGSNISLVQWKLQSLPAQPHYLDGFEVLYRSLLPASSDWAAKKVTMPGFQAQVGPLKRGYKYEFKVRPYGSSLYGRESNTRHLRVPETVPSASPVAVSITVSHEQNNTIHLNWEPPPHETHNGIIQGYQVWCVDSEEQQYQNWTVDSGQHTLEVSTLKQGKRYWITIAAVNGAGVGVMTDPRAFVTDPQSGASPELDSQRRDLSRVMALVQDPVLIGSIGALLWCILMVAVVCLFRRHRTGHLIPGHCKAKGLRRLASEDLIIKHRMAAPDSPWMSGSWRPAFSQKYQDLWAQGQKHPGIRSTSLPVSSQKDNSRLDSSVPIVTDSCGVYGTFYVDLMSNGLKTFNSPGRCSKMPHGLPHHQGAETIQIFPQPASKSSPISGREALPWKQAIRPQPKMGVLRESWEKNHGKQELHAVKSVPILSTRNQACPSGVYKQRLSHMPAGQHGGLADCGKAARCPRLLHYSASLHLVDMLPPPPPMPTDDTTDTHSLTSDEGSSRSTKLTVDMGSLQSVCPASAHRGQGPTNNGSCPSYSQLSTASYSLSMDTEQDGTLTPQEATEYLELSPKPERCSSALPVQRPSPLFSPSLAYACRPVGSAHPDEDDGAADEPGPPPVGLRRARIQSSPSSCYSDWDSSLWNTWSSVMDSSARTSLISSVDSCYTNDSTNFVRLLAAAAESMSGASLSDFSPPASPLSALYPSFCAEGDSFRELEPVPGWDWSMAWMEDMEAQYRVHYPDRNSRPFDS
- the robo4 gene encoding roundabout homolog 1 isoform X2, which produces MRVSAWLLLVSWLYTCAEHSQRCACHDVCPEGPGSDVRSKTRVKEHVRHSVGRHHTPHRNRPHRRKGPKVRADEVLPRIVHHPSDVVVKTGSPATLSCRADGSPKPTIEWLRNGQPLDATKGDGQLQPMVLPEGSIFFLSVGGGRRGQSHEGVYACVARNSAGTAVSRNASLYIAVLQDEFSVQPSDVEVAEGEVAVLNCSPPVGHPEPNVIWKKDGLPINNTDHHYTELSGKLIIAPAEKNHSGAYVCVATNTVGVRESRAARLSVLAKPVLVLKPENVSVRTGESAQFYCQAKGDPPPAVVWSREQGPLPNGRYLVNPDQTLQIHYVTALDAGKYTCTAVNDVGMVTASAQLLVEEAASTKQKDFHKELSALRVTLENVSIMAPGSNISLVQWKLQSLPAQPHYLDGFEVLYRSLLPASSDWAAKKVTMPGFQAQVGPLKRGYKYEFKVRPYGSSLYGRESNTRHLRVPETVPSASPVAVSITVSHEQNNTIHLNWEPPPHETHNGIIQGYQVWCVDSEEQQYQNWTVDSGQHTLEVSTLKQGKRYWITIAAVNGAGVGVMTDPRAFVTDPQSGASPELDSQRRDLSRVMALVQDPVLIGSIGALLWCILMVAVVCLFRRHRTGHLIPGHCKAKGLRRLASEDLIIKHRMAAPDSPWMSGSWRPAFSQKYQDLWAQGQKHPGIRSTSLPVSSQKDNSRLDSSVPIVTDSCGVYGTFYVDLMSNGLKTFNSPGRCSKMPHGLPHHQGAETIQIFPQPASKSSPISGREALPWKQAIRPQPKMGVLRESWEKNHGKQELHAVKSVPILSTRNQACPSGVYKQRLSHMPAGQHGGLADCGKAARCPRLLHYSASLHLVDMLPPPPPMPTDDTTDTHSLTSDEGSSRSTKLTVDMGSLQSVCPASAHRGQGPTNNGSCPSYSQLSTASYSLSMDTEQDGTLTPQEATEYLELSPKPERCSALPVQRPSPLFSPSLAYACRPVGSAHPDEDDGAADEPGPPPVGLRRARIQSSPSSCYSDWDSSLWNTWSSVMDSSARTSLISSVDSCYTNDSTNFVRLLAAAAESMSGASLSDFSPPASPLSALYPSFCAEGDSFRELEPVPGWDWSMAWMEDMEAQYRVHYPDRNSRPFDS
- the robo4 gene encoding roundabout homolog 1 isoform X3, producing the protein MTPSAFACTLLWALVALLSGPKVRADEVLPRIVHHPSDVVVKTGSPATLSCRADGSPKPTIEWLRNGQPLDATKGDGQLQPMVLPEGSIFFLSVGGGRRGQSHEGVYACVARNSAGTAVSRNASLYIAVLQDEFSVQPSDVEVAEGEVAVLNCSPPVGHPEPNVIWKKDGLPINNTDHHYTELSGKLIIAPAEKNHSGAYVCVATNTVGVRESRAARLSVLAKPVLVLKPENVSVRTGESAQFYCQAKGDPPPAVVWSREQGPLPNGRYLVNPDQTLQIHYVTALDAGKYTCTAVNDVGMVTASAQLLVEEAASTKQKDFHKELSALRVTLENVSIMAPGSNISLVQWKLQSLPAQPHYLDGFEVLYRSLLPASSDWAAKKVTMPGFQAQVGPLKRGYKYEFKVRPYGSSLYGRESNTRHLRVPETVPSASPVAVSITVSHEQNNTIHLNWEPPPHETHNGIIQGYQVWCVDSEEQQYQNWTVDSGQHTLEVSTLKQGKRYWITIAAVNGAGVGVMTDPRAFVTDPQSGASPELDSQRRDLSRVMALVQDPVLIGSIGALLWCILMVAVVCLFRRHRTGHLIPGHCKAKGLRRLASEDLIIKHRMAAPDSPWMSGSWRPAFSQKYQDLWAQGQKHPGIRSTSLPVSSQKDNSRLDSSVPIVTDSCGVYGTFYVDLMSNGLKTFNSPGRCSKMPHGLPHHQGAETIQIFPQPASKSSPISGREALPWKQAIRPQPKMGVLRESWEKNHGKQELHAVKSVPILSTRNQACPSGVYKQRLSHMPAGQHGGLADCGKAARCPRLLHYSASLHLVDMLPPPPPMPTDDTTDTHSLTSDEGSSRSTKLTVDMGSLQSVCPASAHRGQGPTNNGSCPSYSQLSTASYSLSMDTEQDGTLTPQEATEYLELSPKPERCSSALPVQRPSPLFSPSLAYACRPVGSAHPDEDDGAADEPGPPPVGLRRARIQSSPSSCYSDWDSSLWNTWSSVMDSSARTSLISSVDSCYTNDSTNFVRLLAAAAESMSGASLSDFSPPASPLSALYPSFCAEGDSFRELEPVPGWDWSMAWMEDMEAQYRVHYPDRNSRPFDS